The sequence below is a genomic window from Brettanomyces bruxellensis chromosome 9, complete sequence.
AAGGAAAGCCTAGGGGAAGGGATTACAGATATGCTGTCGGGATTACTTTGAAAGATTTCTATAACGGAAAGAGTGTAAGGTTTCATTTAGAACTCCAGGATATTTGTGATAAGTGTGAGGGTACAGGTTCGGAGGACGGTAAGACACATCCATGTCCAGTCTGTCAGGGTAGAGGCCGTGTGATTCAGCGGAGGCAGATTGCTCCTGGAATGTTCCAGCAATTCGAATCGCCTTGTGGAGCATGTCATGGTAgcggaagaaaaattgatCATTTGTGTAAGAAATGTCACGGACAAGGTGTCTACATGAATCAGAGGACATACACTGTTGATATATCTCCTGGAGAGCCTAGAAACCACGTTCAGATGTTCCAAGGTGAATCCAATAAGAGTCCTGAGTGGATAGCAGGTGATTTGGATATCACGTTACGTGAACTGCCACAAGGAAACTTGGGATACCGTCGTATTGGATCTAACCTTTACCGTACCGAAGTTCTGACGTTGAAGGAGGCTTTAACCGGCGGCTGGGAGAGGACTATTCCATTCTTGGACACTTACGAACCGGATCttaaaataagaagaaagaaaggtGTCGTAGTTCAGGATGgtgaaatagaaaaaatcAGGGGTAAGGGAATGCCAATATTTGAGCAGGATGATGAGCATGGTGACTTATTTATTGAATACAAGGTTATTTCGCCCACAGGAAATTCTAAGTTACTTCAGAAGCTTCATGATGAATTATAAGAGGTTTTCATTTCTCcctgctttctttctctgtACCATATAATTAATTCTCTATATAGACTATAGTATCGCAccgcgaaaaaaaatcatctTACCTATGGTAGTACGTAATTGACTTTAACCGTCAACATCCGTGACA
It includes:
- a CDS encoding uncharacterized protein (SECRETED:SignalP(1-22)), translated to MTNPFFVFVLLVTLIGVVLCDADYYKVLGVSKNADAKEIKTAYRNLSKKYHPDKNPGDDSAQQKFMEIGEAYEVLNDPDKRAVYDRYGKEGLQNGGGAQNANTGGRAGDPFDMFSSFFGGARARGGRQGKPRGRDYRYAVGITLKDFYNGKSVRFHLELQDICDKCEGTGSEDGKTHPCPVCQGRGRVIQRRQIAPGMFQQFESPCGACHGSGRKIDHLCKKCHGQGVYMNQRTYTVDISPGEPRNHVQMFQGESNKSPEWIAGDLDITLRELPQGNLGYRRIGSNLYRTEVLTLKEALTGGWERTIPFLDTYEPDLKIRRKKGVVVQDGEIEKIRGKGMPIFEQDDEHGDLFIEYKVISPTGNSKLLQKLHDEL